The Saccharothrix variisporea genome has a segment encoding these proteins:
- a CDS encoding polysaccharide deacetylase → MKRRGFVTTSVALALTLAVLAVLGAREEAPRSDPGELAAPLPIAPRSPSPSSGPTPTVPAPASPPKWMRKVQPGEKPPQFVLFSFDGAASKAHWDRIMPLSQRVNAHVTGLLSGVYLIPDAGGSSYTGPGHRAGYSSIGFGGSYEDVTARIKYLNDAIDAGHEIGTHYNGHYCQGDEPSVGRWTTDEWSRELDQFFAVVDKARDQGFKLDPAAVRGGRTPCLEGDWGQAFPAMRGHGLVYDTSHVSLGVAWPSVQNGMWEFPMPEVRVPALGKQVVMMDFNLWYALNGAKDDPGPPGEFTQVVLDTYRSVYQAAFNGNRAPMVVGNHFNEWAGGAFSAAVEKFMEEVCVREETVCATYTEVIQWMQLQDPVVLEQLRRMPPARN, encoded by the coding sequence GTGAAACGCAGGGGTTTCGTCACGACGTCGGTGGCGCTCGCGCTGACCTTGGCCGTGCTCGCCGTGCTGGGGGCGCGTGAGGAGGCCCCGCGCAGCGACCCCGGGGAGCTGGCGGCACCCCTGCCGATCGCCCCGCGCTCACCCTCCCCGTCGAGCGGGCCGACGCCCACGGTGCCCGCGCCGGCGTCGCCACCGAAGTGGATGCGGAAGGTGCAGCCGGGCGAGAAGCCACCGCAGTTCGTCCTGTTCTCGTTCGACGGGGCCGCGTCCAAGGCGCACTGGGACCGGATCATGCCCCTGTCCCAGCGGGTGAACGCGCACGTCACCGGCCTGCTGTCGGGCGTCTACCTGATCCCGGACGCCGGGGGCTCCTCCTACACCGGGCCGGGGCACCGGGCGGGGTACTCGTCCATCGGGTTCGGCGGGTCGTACGAGGACGTGACCGCGCGGATCAAGTACCTCAACGACGCCATCGACGCCGGCCACGAGATCGGGACCCACTACAACGGCCACTACTGCCAGGGCGACGAGCCCAGCGTGGGCCGGTGGACCACCGACGAGTGGAGCCGGGAGCTGGACCAGTTCTTCGCCGTGGTGGACAAGGCGCGGGACCAGGGGTTCAAGCTCGACCCGGCGGCCGTGCGCGGCGGGCGGACGCCGTGCCTGGAGGGCGACTGGGGGCAGGCGTTCCCGGCGATGCGCGGGCACGGCCTGGTGTACGACACGAGCCACGTGAGCCTCGGCGTGGCGTGGCCTTCGGTGCAGAACGGGATGTGGGAGTTCCCGATGCCGGAGGTCCGCGTGCCCGCGCTGGGCAAGCAGGTCGTGATGATGGACTTCAACCTCTGGTACGCGCTGAACGGGGCCAAGGACGACCCGGGGCCGCCGGGCGAGTTCACGCAGGTCGTGCTGGACACGTACCGGTCGGTGTACCAGGCGGCGTTCAACGGCAACCGCGCGCCGATGGTGGTGGGCAACCACTTCAACGAGTGGGCCGGTGGCGCGTTCAGCGCGGCGGTGGAGAAGTTCATGGAGGAGGTGTGCGTGCGGGAGGAGACCGTGTGCGCCACCTACACCGAGGTCATCCAGTGGATGCAGCTGCAGGACCCCGTTGTGCTGGAACAACTCCGGCGGATGCCTCCCGCACGCAACTAG
- a CDS encoding SGNH/GDSL hydrolase family protein has product MVRWWRFLAVALGAVSGVTGLAYGLFTRQSRRARVVIGVPDAPPPRADGVYGEGDGKPVRFAVVGDSMAAGLGVDDPAELPGVLLATGLAEELERPVRLETYAISGSTTRDLSAQVDRVVADPPQLCLVIIGANDVTTRVPVGVSAALLGVQVRRLREAGVGVVVGTCPDLGSIEPIAQPLRSVAREWSLRLARAQRREVLAAGGVPVALGDLLGREFVARRDFFSRDRFHPSAAGYEAATSVLLAPLVGVLRHEWWPR; this is encoded by the coding sequence ATGGTGCGGTGGTGGCGGTTCCTGGCGGTGGCGCTGGGCGCGGTGAGTGGCGTGACAGGACTGGCGTACGGCCTGTTCACGCGGCAGTCCCGGCGGGCGCGGGTGGTCATCGGGGTGCCCGACGCCCCGCCGCCGCGCGCCGACGGCGTGTACGGGGAGGGCGACGGCAAGCCGGTGCGGTTCGCCGTAGTGGGGGACTCGATGGCGGCCGGGCTGGGGGTGGACGACCCCGCCGAGCTGCCCGGGGTGCTGCTGGCGACCGGGTTGGCGGAGGAGCTGGAGCGGCCGGTGCGGCTGGAGACCTACGCCATCAGCGGGTCGACGACCCGGGACCTGTCGGCGCAGGTGGACCGGGTGGTGGCGGACCCGCCGCAGCTGTGCCTGGTGATCATCGGCGCGAACGACGTGACGACCCGGGTGCCGGTCGGGGTGTCGGCGGCGCTGCTGGGGGTGCAGGTGCGGCGGTTGCGGGAGGCCGGGGTGGGCGTGGTCGTGGGGACGTGCCCGGACCTGGGGTCGATCGAGCCGATCGCGCAGCCGCTGCGGTCGGTGGCCCGGGAGTGGAGCCTGCGGTTGGCGCGGGCGCAGCGGCGGGAGGTGCTGGCGGCGGGCGGGGTTCCGGTGGCGCTGGGCGACCTGCTGGGGCGGGAGTTCGTGGCGCGGCGGGACTTCTTCAGCCGGGACCGGTTCCACCCCAGTGCCGCCGGGTACGAGGCGGCGACGTCGGTCCTGTTGGCCCCGTTGGTCGGCGTCCTGCGTCACGAGTGGTGGCCGCGTTGA
- a CDS encoding Bax inhibitor-1/YccA family protein has protein sequence MRTTSNPAFRNLPTGGGYGSYAGFGQQQQYGAQPYGYQAPPTTGERPITIDDVVTKTAITLATTLVVGLVAAWLVLTRTVQPFALVIPGLLVGLVVSLVIIFKRTPSAPLVMTYAVAEGLFLGAITGVFEDAFPGIAWQAILGTFGVFGAMLVVYKTGAIRVTPRLTKWIIGATVGVVVLMLGNLVLSLFGVNSGLRDGGTLAIVFSLVVIGIAAFNFLLDFEAANEMIRSGVPAKWAWWAAFGLMTTLVWLYLEILRLLSYLQRD, from the coding sequence GTGCGTACCACCAGCAACCCCGCGTTCCGCAACCTGCCGACCGGCGGCGGTTACGGGAGCTACGCAGGCTTCGGCCAGCAACAGCAGTACGGCGCCCAGCCGTACGGCTACCAGGCGCCGCCGACCACCGGCGAGCGCCCCATCACGATCGACGACGTGGTCACCAAGACCGCGATCACCCTGGCCACCACGCTCGTCGTGGGCCTGGTCGCGGCCTGGCTCGTGCTCACCCGGACGGTCCAGCCGTTCGCCCTGGTCATCCCCGGCCTGCTCGTGGGCCTCGTGGTGTCCCTGGTCATCATCTTCAAGCGCACCCCGAGCGCTCCGCTGGTGATGACGTACGCGGTCGCGGAGGGCCTGTTCCTCGGCGCCATCACCGGCGTGTTCGAGGACGCGTTCCCGGGCATCGCGTGGCAGGCGATCCTCGGCACGTTCGGCGTGTTCGGCGCGATGCTCGTGGTCTACAAGACCGGTGCGATCCGCGTCACCCCGCGCCTGACCAAGTGGATCATCGGCGCGACGGTCGGCGTGGTCGTGCTCATGCTCGGCAACCTGGTCCTGAGCCTGTTCGGCGTCAACTCGGGCCTGCGCGACGGCGGCACCCTGGCGATCGTCTTCAGCCTCGTGGTGATCGGCATCGCGGCGTTCAACTTCCTCCTCGACTTCGAGGCGGCCAACGAGATGATCCGCTCGGGTGTGCCGGCGAAGTGGGCGTGGTGGGCGGCCTTCGGCCTGATGACCACGCTGGTGTGGCTCTACCTGGAGATCCTCCGCCTGCTGTCCTACTTGCAGCGCGACTGA
- a CDS encoding RDD family protein, with product MNAPQPPGNQQFGGHNQQEQGQGAQPPNADATQVVPSGGSSPAFPPPEATQVVPSSGPQQAVNPDATQVVPPSATQQQPPSASGGFPAQQPPGSGGFPAQQPNPYGQPQQQPGQYGQPPQPPAYGQPQSNPYGQPQQPNPYGQQQPQSNPYGQPQQNPYGQPQANPYGQPQQQAWGAQPGYGQPAYAVPPTGYAEWGSRLVAGLIDNVAPGLVILVLYLIGIATGDATILFLLAGVGYLAFLAFVIYNSLYLAGTTGQSFGKKIAKIKLVKEETMQPVGFGNAFVRNLCHIVDGIPCYAGYFAPLWEPKKQTWADKIMGTIVVNAPETGMPGGGYPGQQSYGQPQQNPYGQQNPYGQPQQNPYGQQPPQQW from the coding sequence ATGAACGCTCCTCAGCCGCCAGGGAACCAGCAATTCGGCGGTCACAACCAGCAGGAGCAGGGGCAGGGTGCCCAGCCCCCGAACGCCGACGCGACGCAGGTCGTGCCGAGCGGCGGCTCGTCCCCTGCGTTCCCGCCCCCGGAGGCCACCCAGGTGGTGCCCTCGTCCGGCCCGCAGCAGGCGGTGAACCCGGACGCCACGCAGGTCGTGCCGCCGAGCGCGACCCAGCAGCAGCCGCCGTCGGCGTCGGGTGGCTTCCCGGCGCAGCAGCCGCCCGGGTCGGGCGGGTTCCCGGCGCAGCAGCCCAACCCGTACGGCCAGCCCCAGCAGCAGCCCGGCCAGTACGGGCAGCCGCCGCAGCCGCCGGCGTACGGCCAGCCGCAGTCCAACCCGTACGGCCAGCCGCAGCAGCCCAACCCGTACGGCCAGCAGCAGCCGCAGTCCAACCCCTACGGCCAGCCGCAGCAGAACCCGTACGGCCAGCCGCAGGCCAACCCGTACGGCCAGCCCCAGCAGCAGGCGTGGGGTGCGCAGCCCGGCTACGGCCAGCCCGCGTACGCGGTCCCGCCCACCGGCTACGCCGAGTGGGGCTCCCGCCTGGTCGCCGGCCTGATCGACAACGTGGCGCCGGGCCTCGTGATCCTGGTCCTCTACTTGATCGGCATCGCCACCGGCGACGCGACGATCCTGTTCCTGCTCGCCGGCGTCGGCTACCTGGCGTTCCTGGCGTTCGTGATCTACAACTCGCTGTACCTGGCGGGCACCACCGGCCAGTCGTTCGGCAAGAAGATCGCGAAGATCAAGCTGGTCAAGGAAGAGACCATGCAGCCGGTCGGCTTCGGCAACGCGTTCGTGCGCAACCTGTGCCACATCGTGGACGGCATCCCCTGCTACGCGGGTTACTTCGCGCCGCTGTGGGAGCCGAAGAAGCAGACGTGGGCCGACAAGATCATGGGCACCATCGTCGTGAACGCGCCGGAGACCGGCATGCCGGGCGGCGGGTACCCGGGCCAGCAGTCCTACGGCCAGCCCCAGCAGAACCCGTACGGCCAGCAGAACCCGTACGGCCAGCCGCAGCAGAACCCCTACGGCCAGCAGCCGCCGCAGCAGTGGTGA
- a CDS encoding acetyl-CoA C-acetyltransferase — translation MPEAVIVSAARSPIGRAGKGSLKDVRADDLTVQVLKAALAKVPQLDPNDIDDLMLGCGLPGGEQGFNLGRVVSVLAGFDQLPGTTVTRYCASSVQTTRMALHAIKAGEGDVFISAGVETVSSFVRGSSDSWPGTHNPVFADAEARTKSVAETGASEWVDPRTRGELPDIYIAMGQTAENLALAKGISREEMDHFGVRSQNLAEKAIANGFWAREITPITLPDGTVVSTDDGPRPGVTYEGVAGLKPVFRPDGRVTAGNCCPLNDGAAALVIMSDTKAKELGITPLARIVSTGVSGLSPEIMGLGPVEASKRALALAGMSINDIDLVEINEAFAAQVIPSYQDLGIDLDKLNVNGGAIAVGHPFGMTGARITTTLINSLQFHDKQFGLETMCVGGGQGMAMVIERLS, via the coding sequence ATGCCTGAGGCCGTGATCGTCTCCGCAGCCCGGTCGCCCATCGGGCGTGCGGGCAAGGGTTCGCTCAAGGACGTCCGGGCGGACGACCTGACCGTGCAGGTCCTGAAGGCGGCACTGGCGAAGGTGCCGCAGCTGGACCCGAACGACATCGACGACCTGATGCTCGGCTGCGGCCTCCCCGGCGGCGAGCAGGGCTTCAACCTGGGCCGGGTCGTGTCCGTGCTGGCCGGTTTCGACCAGCTGCCCGGCACCACCGTGACCCGCTACTGCGCGTCCAGCGTGCAGACCACCCGCATGGCGCTGCACGCCATCAAGGCGGGCGAGGGTGACGTGTTCATCAGCGCCGGCGTGGAGACCGTGTCCTCGTTCGTGCGCGGCTCGTCGGACTCCTGGCCCGGCACCCACAACCCGGTCTTCGCCGACGCCGAGGCGCGGACCAAGTCGGTCGCGGAGACCGGCGCGTCCGAGTGGGTCGACCCGCGCACCCGCGGCGAGCTGCCCGACATCTACATCGCGATGGGCCAGACCGCCGAGAACCTGGCGCTGGCCAAGGGCATCTCGCGCGAGGAGATGGACCACTTCGGCGTGCGGTCGCAGAACCTGGCGGAGAAGGCCATCGCGAACGGCTTCTGGGCCCGCGAGATCACGCCGATCACCCTGCCCGACGGCACGGTCGTGTCCACCGACGACGGCCCCCGTCCGGGCGTGACCTACGAGGGCGTGGCGGGCCTGAAGCCGGTCTTCCGCCCCGACGGCCGCGTGACGGCGGGCAACTGCTGCCCGCTGAACGACGGCGCCGCGGCCCTGGTGATCATGAGCGACACCAAGGCGAAGGAACTGGGGATCACCCCGCTGGCCCGGATCGTCTCCACCGGCGTGTCCGGCCTGTCCCCGGAGATCATGGGCCTGGGTCCGGTCGAGGCGTCCAAGCGCGCCCTGGCACTCGCGGGCATGTCGATCAACGACATCGACCTGGTCGAGATCAACGAGGCCTTCGCCGCGCAGGTCATCCCGTCCTACCAGGACCTGGGCATCGACCTGGACAAGCTCAACGTCAACGGCGGCGCCATCGCGGTCGGCCACCCGTTCGGCATGACCGGTGCGCGGATCACGACGACGCTGATCAACTCCCTCCAGTTCCACGACAAGCAGTTCGGCCTGGAGACCATGTGCGTCGGCGGCGGCCAGGGCATGGCGATGGTCATCGAGCGGTTGAGCTGA
- a CDS encoding cystathionine beta-synthase, with product MEYVESVVDLVGNTPLVKLNKVAEGLKPLILAKVEYLNPGGSVKDRIALRMVEAAERSGELKPGGTIVEPTSGNTGVGLALVAQQKGYKCVFVCPDKVSVDKRNVLKAYGAEVVVCPTAVAPEHPDSYYNVSDRLVREIPGAWKPNQYANPENPASHYHGTGPELWRQTEGKITHFVAGVGTGGTISGTGRYLKEVSEGRVKVVGADPEGSVYSGGTGRPYLVEGVGEDFWPDAYDRNVCDEIVAVSDKDSFDLTRRLAREEGLLVGGSCGMAVAAALRVAEGLTEDDVVVVLLPDGGRGYLSSVFNDKWMAQYGFLSPDTSGATVGDVLRRKDGTMPDLVHGHPNETVAEAVQIMREYGVSQMPVVNAEPPVMAAEVAGAVNERDLLDALFTGKAQLTDRLDAHMSVKLPTIGSGESISAAMTALSAADGALVLDDGKPAGVVTRQDILGFLAGR from the coding sequence GTGGAGTACGTCGAGAGCGTCGTGGACCTGGTCGGCAACACGCCGCTCGTGAAGCTGAACAAGGTCGCCGAGGGGCTCAAGCCGCTCATCCTGGCCAAGGTCGAGTACCTGAACCCCGGCGGCAGCGTGAAGGACCGGATCGCCCTGCGCATGGTGGAGGCCGCCGAACGCTCCGGCGAGCTCAAGCCGGGCGGCACGATCGTCGAGCCCACGTCGGGCAACACCGGCGTCGGCCTCGCCCTGGTGGCCCAGCAGAAGGGCTACAAGTGCGTCTTCGTCTGCCCGGACAAGGTCAGCGTGGACAAGCGCAACGTGCTCAAGGCCTACGGCGCCGAGGTCGTGGTGTGCCCGACCGCGGTCGCGCCCGAGCACCCGGACTCCTACTACAACGTGTCCGACCGCCTGGTCCGCGAGATCCCCGGCGCGTGGAAGCCCAACCAGTACGCCAACCCGGAGAACCCGGCGAGCCACTACCACGGCACCGGCCCCGAGCTGTGGCGGCAGACCGAGGGCAAGATTACGCACTTCGTGGCGGGCGTCGGCACCGGCGGCACCATCTCCGGCACCGGGCGCTACCTCAAGGAGGTCTCCGAGGGCCGGGTCAAGGTCGTCGGCGCGGACCCCGAGGGCTCGGTCTACTCCGGTGGCACCGGCCGGCCGTACCTGGTCGAGGGCGTCGGCGAGGACTTCTGGCCGGACGCCTACGACCGGAACGTCTGCGACGAGATCGTGGCCGTGTCCGACAAGGACTCCTTCGACCTGACCCGCCGCCTGGCCCGCGAGGAGGGCCTGCTGGTCGGCGGCTCGTGCGGCATGGCCGTCGCGGCGGCGCTGCGCGTGGCGGAGGGCCTCACCGAGGACGACGTGGTCGTCGTGCTGCTGCCCGACGGTGGCCGCGGCTACCTGTCCAGCGTGTTCAACGACAAGTGGATGGCCCAGTACGGCTTCCTGTCGCCCGACACCTCCGGCGCGACCGTCGGCGACGTGCTGCGGCGCAAGGACGGCACCATGCCCGACCTGGTGCACGGTCACCCGAACGAGACCGTCGCCGAGGCCGTGCAGATCATGCGCGAGTACGGCGTGTCCCAGATGCCCGTGGTCAACGCCGAGCCGCCGGTCATGGCGGCCGAGGTGGCGGGCGCGGTCAACGAGCGCGACCTGCTCGACGCCCTGTTCACCGGGAAGGCCCAGCTCACCGACCGCCTCGACGCGCACATGTCGGTCAAGCTGCCCACCATCGGGTCCGGCGAGTCGATCAGCGCGGCCATGACGGCGCTGTCGGCGGCCGACGGCGCCCTGGTGCTCGACGACGGCAAGCCCGCCGGCGTCGTGACCCGCCAGGACATCCTGGGCTTCCTGGCCGGACGCTGA
- a CDS encoding cystathionine gamma-synthase: protein MTDFAPYGFATRAIHAGQEPDPTTGSVIVPIHATSTYAQDGVGGLRGGFEYSRTGNPTRAALEECMAALEGGRHGRAFASGMAATDTALRALCRPGDHVVIPNDAYGGTFRLIDKVLSLWGVEHTPVPLSDVDAVRAAIRPNTKVVWVETPTNPLLNIADIPLLAQVAHSAGARLVVDNTFASPYLQSPLALGADVVLHSTTKYVGGHSDVVGGILVTSDDELDAAFGFLQNGAGAVPGPFDAWLTLRGIKTLEVRMEKHSDNAELVVQALLRHPRVTSVLYPGLPDHPGHEVAAKQMKRFGGMISFTVEGGEEAALRVCSRTKLFTLAESLGGVESLIEHPGKMTHASTAGSMLEVPADLVRVSVGIESGEDLVTDLVAALD, encoded by the coding sequence ATGACGGACTTCGCCCCCTACGGTTTCGCGACCAGGGCAATCCACGCGGGCCAGGAACCGGACCCGACGACCGGCTCGGTCATCGTCCCGATCCACGCCACGTCCACCTACGCCCAGGACGGCGTCGGCGGCCTGCGCGGCGGCTTCGAGTACTCGCGGACCGGCAACCCCACCCGCGCGGCGCTCGAGGAGTGCATGGCGGCGCTCGAAGGCGGTCGGCACGGCCGCGCCTTCGCCTCCGGCATGGCCGCCACCGACACCGCGCTGCGCGCCCTGTGCCGGCCGGGCGACCACGTCGTCATCCCGAACGACGCCTACGGCGGCACGTTCCGCCTGATCGACAAGGTGCTCAGCCTGTGGGGCGTCGAGCACACCCCCGTGCCCCTGTCCGACGTGGACGCGGTGCGCGCGGCGATCCGGCCGAACACGAAGGTCGTGTGGGTCGAGACGCCCACCAACCCGCTGCTCAACATCGCCGACATCCCGCTGCTCGCGCAGGTCGCGCACTCGGCGGGCGCACGCCTGGTCGTGGACAACACCTTCGCCTCGCCCTACCTCCAGAGCCCGCTCGCCCTGGGCGCGGACGTGGTGCTGCACTCGACCACCAAGTACGTCGGCGGCCACTCCGACGTCGTCGGCGGCATCCTCGTGACCTCGGACGACGAGCTGGACGCGGCCTTCGGCTTCCTCCAGAACGGCGCGGGCGCGGTGCCCGGCCCGTTCGACGCGTGGCTGACACTGCGCGGCATCAAAACCCTCGAAGTGCGCATGGAGAAGCACTCGGACAACGCCGAGTTGGTCGTGCAGGCCCTCCTGCGCCACCCGCGCGTGACGTCCGTGCTGTACCCGGGCCTGCCCGACCACCCCGGCCACGAGGTCGCGGCAAAGCAGATGAAGCGCTTCGGCGGCATGATCTCGTTCACCGTCGAGGGCGGCGAGGAGGCAGCACTGCGGGTGTGCTCGCGCACCAAGCTGTTCACGCTGGCCGAGTCGCTCGGCGGCGTGGAGTCGCTGATCGAGCACCCCGGCAAGATGACCCACGCCAGCACGGCGGGCTCAATGCTGGAGGTACCCGCCGACCTGGTCCGCGTGTCGGTCGGCATCGAGTCCGGCGAGGACTTGGTAACTGACCTGGTCGCAGCCCTGGACTAA
- a CDS encoding PQQ-dependent sugar dehydrogenase, with the protein MRARLGAVLSVAALVAAVGPAHAEPTAAAVRTVASGQAVPWDIEFLPDGSGIFTERDTKRIKKITGTTVTTVHTVAEAVPGGEGGLLGLAVSPTFATDNTVYVYFTAASDNRIARVRLGGAVEPIVTGIPKARIHNGGGLEFGPDGYLWATTGDAGVTGNAQNVNSLGGKVLRFTTTGAPAPGNPFNSRVYTLGHRNPQGITWAGGRTYATEFGQNQTDELNWIQPGKNYGWPTCEGTCGDSRFVDPVKTWPTSQAGPTGIGFYKDALYLGAVTGRRVWKIPVSGTTLGTPVSLFTGYGRVRAVAPAPDGTLWIGTSNRDGRGTPAATDDRILSTDG; encoded by the coding sequence ATGCGTGCTCGTCTAGGTGCGGTGCTTTCGGTCGCCGCTCTCGTCGCCGCGGTCGGTCCCGCGCACGCCGAGCCGACGGCCGCCGCCGTGCGGACGGTCGCGTCGGGCCAGGCCGTCCCGTGGGACATCGAGTTCCTGCCCGACGGCAGCGGCATCTTCACCGAACGCGACACCAAGAGGATCAAGAAGATCACCGGCACGACGGTGACCACCGTGCACACGGTGGCCGAAGCCGTGCCCGGCGGCGAGGGCGGCCTGCTCGGCCTGGCCGTGTCGCCGACGTTCGCCACCGACAACACCGTCTACGTCTACTTCACCGCCGCCTCCGACAACCGGATCGCCCGCGTCCGCCTGGGCGGGGCCGTGGAACCGATCGTCACCGGCATCCCCAAGGCCCGCATCCACAACGGCGGCGGCCTGGAGTTCGGCCCGGACGGCTACCTGTGGGCCACCACCGGCGACGCCGGCGTCACCGGCAACGCCCAGAACGTGAACTCGTTGGGCGGCAAGGTCCTCCGGTTCACCACCACCGGCGCGCCCGCGCCCGGCAACCCGTTCAACAGCCGCGTCTACACCCTCGGCCACCGCAACCCGCAGGGCATCACGTGGGCCGGCGGCCGCACGTACGCCACCGAGTTCGGCCAGAACCAGACCGACGAGCTGAACTGGATCCAGCCCGGCAAGAACTACGGCTGGCCCACCTGCGAGGGCACCTGCGGGGACAGCCGGTTCGTGGACCCGGTGAAGACCTGGCCCACGTCCCAGGCCGGACCGACCGGCATCGGCTTCTACAAGGACGCCCTCTACCTCGGCGCGGTCACCGGCCGCCGGGTGTGGAAGATCCCGGTCAGCGGCACCACCCTCGGCACGCCGGTCTCCCTGTTCACCGGCTACGGCCGCGTCCGCGCGGTGGCGCCCGCCCCGGACGGGACGCTGTGGATCGGCACCTCCAACCGGGACGGCCGCGGCACCCCTGCCGCCACGGACGACCGGATCCTCAGCACGGACGGCTGA
- a CDS encoding class F sortase has protein sequence MTDGVSGGRPLVKALLTGAVVAGVLAGAVVVFSPSAEVVAGVAEPGDAVVPFPLGDSLSGGRGVDLAGLPGGANPPASPTTPTTSVEAPPPVQAPGTVRLPEGGLAALVRKEVTAEGVLPIPEGVGEATWWGVELGAAEGATVLAGHVNWKGVTGPFDELWRSAPGQEVSVVDTTGKVFRYSVSQVHTVRKDELPARAVELFGPRGGHRLVLVTCGGRWVGGAQGYEENQVVVATPVT, from the coding sequence GTGACCGACGGGGTGTCCGGTGGCCGGCCGCTCGTGAAGGCGTTGCTGACCGGCGCGGTGGTGGCCGGGGTGCTGGCGGGGGCCGTGGTGGTGTTCTCGCCGTCCGCCGAGGTGGTCGCCGGGGTCGCTGAGCCCGGCGATGCGGTGGTGCCGTTCCCGTTGGGTGACAGCCTGAGCGGTGGCCGGGGGGTGGACCTGGCCGGGCTGCCCGGTGGGGCGAACCCGCCGGCGTCGCCGACGACCCCGACCACGTCCGTGGAAGCGCCGCCGCCCGTCCAGGCGCCCGGGACGGTCCGGTTGCCCGAGGGCGGGTTGGCCGCGCTCGTGCGCAAGGAGGTCACCGCCGAGGGTGTGCTGCCGATCCCCGAAGGCGTCGGCGAGGCGACCTGGTGGGGTGTGGAGCTGGGTGCCGCCGAAGGGGCGACCGTGCTCGCCGGGCACGTGAACTGGAAGGGCGTCACCGGGCCGTTCGACGAGCTGTGGCGGTCCGCGCCGGGGCAGGAGGTCTCGGTCGTGGACACCACGGGCAAGGTCTTCAGGTACTCCGTCAGCCAGGTGCACACCGTGCGGAAGGACGAACTGCCCGCGCGGGCCGTCGAGCTGTTCGGGCCGCGCGGCGGGCACCGGTTGGTGCTGGTGACCTGCGGCGGGCGGTGGGTCGGCGGCGCGCAGGGGTACGAGGAGAACCAGGTGGTCGTCGCCACGCCGGTCACGTAG
- a CDS encoding MSCRAMM family protein, translating into MGWRRLAGAVLAAGVALLAVPAVSDAQVQEGIGHTTPAQGYRGKPGTTDWLGSYIWQGKQVWCVQYSFLAPDSSVQYQEGDELRTKAGVPLAPDIAANISYLLLRYSTTNSPDESAALAHLLHSWTSFEHGGLSLSPDSDYRTIAYNEQFHYDNLPQSAREAVDRIRKDAETNRGPWTAKVTAPTDEQLIGSPGTWKVDVAKPDGAQVGGVPVTVELKDATLESGQTTGELKTALDGGPLAVKVVPTGPKPSVVVRLDSPADKPVVHIPAQENMQRIVTTGGEKKLTAEASTTAKTPPGVVKIAKTDAETGKGIAGVALRVTAADGKPALKQDDAELTGPDGKPLVLQTGDDGTATVPDLRTPQEVCVVEVAAAKGYEESFDPNAPPKACGKVEPGQTLALAVTNKPNKPVVPITIPAGSEGAGVTAKAAFTTEVGTGSLVGFGGGVVVLGALAGWLVRRRLVAARS; encoded by the coding sequence ATGGGGTGGAGACGACTCGCCGGCGCGGTTCTCGCGGCCGGTGTGGCTTTGCTCGCCGTGCCCGCGGTGTCCGACGCGCAGGTGCAGGAGGGCATCGGGCACACCACGCCCGCCCAGGGCTACCGCGGCAAGCCGGGCACCACGGACTGGCTGGGCTCCTACATCTGGCAGGGCAAGCAGGTGTGGTGCGTCCAGTACTCCTTCCTCGCGCCCGACAGCAGCGTGCAGTACCAGGAGGGCGACGAGCTGCGGACCAAGGCCGGTGTGCCGCTGGCCCCGGACATCGCCGCCAACATCTCCTACCTGCTGCTGCGCTACTCGACCACGAACTCGCCGGACGAGTCGGCGGCTCTGGCGCACCTGCTGCACTCGTGGACGTCGTTCGAGCACGGCGGCCTGTCGCTGAGCCCGGACAGCGACTACCGCACGATCGCCTACAACGAGCAGTTCCACTACGACAACCTGCCGCAGAGCGCCCGGGAGGCGGTGGACCGGATCCGCAAGGACGCCGAGACCAACCGCGGCCCGTGGACGGCGAAGGTCACCGCCCCGACCGACGAGCAGCTGATCGGCTCGCCGGGCACGTGGAAGGTCGACGTCGCCAAGCCGGACGGCGCGCAGGTCGGCGGGGTCCCGGTGACCGTGGAGCTGAAGGACGCCACCCTGGAGAGCGGGCAGACCACCGGCGAGCTGAAGACCGCGCTGGACGGCGGGCCGCTGGCCGTGAAGGTCGTGCCGACCGGGCCGAAGCCGTCGGTCGTGGTGCGGCTGGACAGCCCGGCGGACAAGCCGGTGGTGCACATCCCGGCCCAGGAGAACATGCAGCGGATCGTCACCACGGGTGGTGAGAAGAAGCTCACCGCCGAGGCCTCCACCACGGCCAAGACCCCGCCCGGTGTGGTGAAGATCGCCAAGACCGACGCCGAGACGGGCAAGGGCATCGCGGGCGTGGCGCTGCGGGTCACCGCGGCGGACGGCAAGCCCGCGCTCAAGCAGGACGACGCCGAGCTGACCGGCCCGGACGGCAAGCCGCTGGTCCTCCAGACCGGTGACGACGGCACCGCGACCGTGCCCGACCTGCGCACGCCGCAGGAGGTGTGCGTGGTCGAGGTGGCCGCCGCCAAGGGTTACGAGGAGTCCTTCGACCCGAACGCGCCGCCCAAGGCGTGCGGGAAGGTCGAGCCGGGGCAGACGCTGGCGCTGGCGGTGACGAACAAGCCGAACAAGCCGGTGGTGCCGATCACCATCCCGGCCGGGTCGGAGGGCGCGGGCGTGACCGCCAAGGCCGCCTTCACCACCGAGGTGGGCACCGGTTCGCTGGTCGGCTTCGGCGGCGGGGTGGTGGTCCTCGGCGCGCTGGCCGGGTGGCTGGTGCGGCGGCGACTGGTGGCAGCGAGGTCGTGA